From the Trifolium pratense cultivar HEN17-A07 linkage group LG4, ARS_RC_1.1, whole genome shotgun sequence genome, the window AATTACATCTTTCTTAGGCATTCTATTGAAAAGATCAACTGCTTTTTCAGGTGAAAAACACTTCATGTACATGTCCATCAAAGTTGTAGAGACCGTGGTTTCCATCTCAAAACCATAATTCACTGCCAATTCATGAATCTTCATACCTTCTTCCAAATTGGAAGTATAAGCACACGCTCGCAATGCGCTAACCACAGTAACCCAATTCGGTTTAATTCTCTTATCTAACATTTCATTGAAAAGATCTAAGGCATTAGTTTCAGCCCCATTATCAGCATAACACGCAACCATTGAACTCCAAGATATAATATCCTTATCAGGCATTTCCCTGAACAAATTTGCTGCATTCTTGATGGAACCGGTTTTTCCATATAAATTAAGTAGTGAATTGGCCAAACACAACTTAGTGTCTAAACCCTTTCTTTTTACAAATCCATGAACACTTCTTCCAACCTTAAAATCAGACAACTGAGCACAAGCAGAAACAACACTAACCAGCGTCACCGGATCAGGATTCACTTTCTCGGAGACAACCATTCGCGAGAAAAAAGCGAGCGCAAGTTCCGGACTACCACTCTGCTCATAACCACTAACAATCGAAGTCCATAAAACAACATCAGGTTTCGGATACTCCATAAAAACCTTCACAGCATCATTCATTAGACCACATTTCGTATACAAATCAATCAAAGCAGATCCAACAAACATATCACCATCTATCCTCACCTTCATGAGAAACCCATGAATCATCTTACCCAATAAAACCTTCCTCAAACCCGCACACGATTTCAACACAATAGATACCGAGTAATTGTCCGGTCTTTGACTTTCTTCAACCGATACAGAACTAACGTTGTGCTTATTCATTTGACGGAATAAAGACAAAGTCTCTACCCATTCTCCTTCAAAACAATAGCTCCTAAGCAAAGCATTCCATAGATAAACAGTTTTGTGAGGCGTTTCGTCAAACAGCTTATGTGCATGATGAATTGATGCATATCTAGCATAAAGTACATTGAGTTTGGTCACAATGAAACTATCATGAACAAGACCCAATTTCACACACTGTGAATGCAACTGTGTAATTGATAATTTACTGCAACAAGTTTCCAATAACTTGACTAAAAAAATCCTCTTTTCCATATGCTATTCATGCTACTTATTCAATGGCTCTAGTACATGTACCGATGAGAAAATCATGTAATTAATAAgttaattgaaatttgatagaagaaaataataaggaatattagtattattggaaaagagattaaaaaaaaaataccgaTTGGTGCTGCTTGGTTTTTGTGTTACTCTAGGCTTTGTGTTTTTGAGGTTGTTTCCTAGAGTTCACTGTTTTTGTggttataataaataaaaaattaaatcggaattttacccctgttttaaaacgcggacttttaaaaaattgttgttcaaaaaaataatactccctaTTCAATACGGAGTATtgtatctttcttttgttttgggTGTGAAGAAGCGTTCGATGTGGGTGGGATTAGGTAGATTATCGGTTGGGTTTGGGCCGAAAATTATCAAATCGATGAAAATCACAACCATTTAATTTAGATTCAATTTCGATCGTCTACATCTTTGATTTGTTCGGGTGTCGGGTCGTTCGAGTGGCAGGTAGAACGGATCAGTTATTAGGGGTTATGTTGAAACTTTATTTACATCTAAAActttattattcaaaaattcataatttttaaatagtttaatacatCGTACACAATGTATCGTACTAAGTGGAATGAGTAGCTCaactagttgagttaagaaTTACAAAAGTTGAAGGTTCGGGATTAATGTTCTGgcaaagaggaaaaaaaaaactaacagtTAACAAAATATCGTAACAACTAataattttccattaaaaaaaataaaaataaaaatacatctACTTTatttcaaactaataaaaaacttgtttttttcGTATGAATCTCTTACGGGATCTTCAACCACAAGTATTAGGTTCTCATCACTCATAGTTTTCTTGTGTCTTAATTCTCATTTCTCTCATTGTTTATTAACAGGCTTATAATCTAAAAGATTTCCTCAAgagtatttttttatcaatgaaTTCATTAAATTCACAAATGTTGACTTTCTCTAAGTCAATAATATCATATTTACTCAAGTCTAAAAAAACTCGGTTTGCACTAGTTTGTTTAGATTGCTATATATTAAATCACAATTATAGATTTGTTAATTATATATgagtttatttaaaatacttcCACGCTccatattaaataaatataactctgtgtttgaatttatttaataacttttaattttttataagagcctaagtttattttaaaatttagttataataattatttaatttattttaatatacgCACACACGCACACATGAGTGCATGCATGCACATACACACACtaagtatatataaaaaaaaattgatacccCTAAAATTTTAGTGCAATGTGCGGTCGCTCCTGTCGATTTGCACCGGTATAACTTCTCAACTACTCATGCTTGGATCCATTCTTAATACTCATGCTCTTTGATGTGTTCATGTTGATGTAAgtttcactttttttattaaatgaaagATGTGAAGTAAGCCGTGTGATGTGAGGCAGGTGGTTTAGTGTGAGCTGAGCTAATGATATTCATTGTTGATGGTGAAGGTATGGATGCATAGCAACATAGTGTTCACTATCAAggtttaaataaagaaaaatggaaaagtaaaataaattatttttgtgtatATAAGTAAAGTCTTATCAAGAGATTATTAATCATTTGAGCCAAATGTTTTGGCCAAAAATAGAGTTCACTCACTTAAGTTTATCAGAAGTCAAACTTAGGTTCTTTCGAGAGATtcgttttataaaaaaaaattattaatcacTTAACTCAATGTCTTAATTACATTCCCTATTTTTCTTATAAGAAACATTCAcactatttttgtttatttatggCAAGGCGTTTGTTTCTTATATACAATTAGGTGCATATTAATAATGAtagaaaatagcttatgcaatattgtgaatataaattaggttttatgttattttgtaaGTTCAccactagtaaaaattatatttttataaattattttatcataaactatcttgacaaatttaaaataatacataaaaattgcataaattatttgtataaactcaaaaataagttaattcaaacggaccctaagttCTATCATTATTAATTGGCTCAGTTGTTACCGCTAAGAAACACACACACCCACTACTGGAGTCCCATAATGTTG encodes:
- the LOC123924870 gene encoding putative pentatricopeptide repeat-containing protein At3g01580 — protein: MEKRIFLVKLLETCCSKLSITQLHSQCVKLGLVHDSFIVTKLNVLYARYASIHHAHKLFDETPHKTVYLWNALLRSYCFEGEWVETLSLFRQMNKHNVSSVSVEESQRPDNYSVSIVLKSCAGLRKVLLGKMIHGFLMKVRIDGDMFVGSALIDLYTKCGLMNDAVKVFMEYPKPDVVLWTSIVSGYEQSGSPELALAFFSRMVVSEKVNPDPVTLVSVVSACAQLSDFKVGRSVHGFVKRKGLDTKLCLANSLLNLYGKTGSIKNAANLFREMPDKDIISWSSMVACYADNGAETNALDLFNEMLDKRIKPNWVTVVSALRACAYTSNLEEGMKIHELAVNYGFEMETTVSTTLMDMYMKCFSPEKAVDLFNRMPKKDVIAWAVLFSGYAEIGMVHESMRVFGNMLSSGTRPDAIALVKILTAVSELGIFQQAVCFHSFVTKIGFANNQFIGAALIELYAKCCSIEDANKVFEGMAYKDVVTWSSIIAAYGFHGQGEEALKLFYQMANYSDTKPNNVTFISILSACSHSGLIKEGIKMFDIMVNKYKLIPNSEHYAIMVDLLGRLGELDMALDVIKNMPMQAGPDIWGALLGACRIHQNIKMGEVAAKNLFSLDPNHAGYYILLSNIYCVDENWHSATKLRRLVKENSLKKIVGQSMVELKNEVRSFVASDRFHDESGEIYEILKKLHAKMREEGYDPQLQIEEML